One window from the genome of Acinetobacter lanii encodes:
- a CDS encoding L-threonylcarbamoyladenylate synthase, which yields MITTSVAEAAQCLAQGQVLAYPTEAVWGLGCDPFNESAFLEILRLKQRPIEKGVILLAGQVSQVEHLLKNLDPEIREQVIATWSNQGVSERATTWLLPADESIPHWIKGNHPKVAVRVTNHPLCIALCNAFNGFIVSTSANPAGLPSARSIQEVSQYFGSELNYLNGDLGLSQDASKIIDAVSGEVIRA from the coding sequence ATGATTACAACCTCAGTTGCCGAGGCTGCTCAATGTCTAGCTCAAGGTCAGGTGCTTGCATATCCAACAGAAGCAGTATGGGGCTTAGGTTGCGACCCATTCAATGAGTCTGCATTTTTAGAAATTTTACGCTTGAAACAACGCCCGATTGAAAAAGGCGTGATTTTATTGGCCGGGCAAGTGTCTCAAGTTGAGCATTTACTAAAAAATCTTGATCCTGAGATTCGTGAACAAGTGATTGCCACTTGGAGCAATCAAGGTGTGAGCGAACGTGCCACCACATGGTTACTTCCTGCCGATGAATCCATTCCACATTGGATCAAAGGCAATCACCCCAAAGTGGCGGTTCGCGTGACCAACCATCCGCTATGTATTGCACTGTGTAATGCCTTTAATGGTTTTATTGTGTCGACCAGTGCCAATCCTGCCGGATTACCATCGGCGCGTTCAATTCAAGAAGTCAGTCAATATTTTGGTTCAGAATTGAATTATTTAAATGGTGATTTAGGCTTAAGCCAAGATGCCAGTAAAATTATTGATGCCGTTAGCGGTGAAGTAATTCGTGCATAA
- a CDS encoding DMT family transporter — translation MNVETKQVWWAFTLPLIAVLIWSLNIAITRYVADYISPVSISFYRWFLAFVILTPLMLPKVWKQRALIKAHWHQLAVLSACGMVLYQGLAYTAAHYTSATNMGIINAFIPVFTIFISMLILHEIPNRFAVIGSILSFIGLLYLISQGSWASLMNLAGHWGDVLMVIAVFCYAFYGVFFKKWQLKIPLLLSLYVQIAFAIMFHLPFVIALGLDPIDADNFSSVLYAGIFPSLIAPLVWMMAVQYLGPNRTSIFMNIMPITTAMIAFVWLNEAWTVYHSIGGVIILLGIALAQKKLLPKAKANQAERVID, via the coding sequence ATGAATGTAGAAACAAAACAGGTGTGGTGGGCATTCACTTTGCCTTTAATTGCGGTATTAATTTGGTCTTTAAATATTGCGATTACACGCTATGTAGCAGACTACATTTCGCCAGTCAGTATCAGTTTTTATCGTTGGTTTTTGGCGTTTGTTATTTTAACGCCGCTTATGTTGCCCAAAGTCTGGAAACAACGCGCGCTGATCAAAGCACATTGGCATCAATTGGCGGTACTCAGTGCCTGTGGCATGGTGCTGTATCAAGGCTTAGCTTATACCGCTGCACATTATACCAGTGCCACCAACATGGGCATCATCAATGCCTTTATTCCAGTATTTACCATCTTTATCTCGATGCTGATTTTGCACGAGATCCCCAATCGTTTTGCGGTGATCGGTAGCATTCTATCCTTTATTGGCCTGCTGTATTTAATCAGTCAGGGCAGTTGGGCAAGCTTGATGAATCTGGCCGGGCATTGGGGCGATGTGCTGATGGTCATTGCGGTGTTTTGCTATGCCTTCTATGGGGTGTTCTTTAAAAAGTGGCAGTTAAAAATTCCGCTTTTACTCAGCTTATATGTACAAATTGCTTTTGCCATCATGTTTCATTTGCCTTTTGTGATTGCTTTAGGGCTAGACCCAATCGATGCAGATAATTTCTCCAGTGTCTTATATGCCGGGATTTTCCCCTCACTGATTGCACCTTTGGTGTGGATGATGGCGGTGCAGTATTTAGGACCAAATCGCACCAGTATTTTTATGAATATCATGCCGATCACGACTGCAATGATCGCTTTTGTGTGGTTGAATGAAGCATGGACGGTCTATCACAGCATTGGCGGGGTGATTATCTTATTGGGCATTGCCTTAGCGCAGAAGAAATTGCTGCCTAAAGCCAAGGCAAATCAGGCTGAAAGGGTTATTGATTAA
- a CDS encoding glutathione peroxidase, translating to MASVFNIPVKTIQGESIDLNQYAGKVLLIVNVASKCGLTPQYEGLEKLYQDKKAQGLEILGFPANNFLAQEPGSDDEIQQFCSLTYDVKFPLFSKISVAGEDKHPLYQTLIQAIPERTGEGPWWKDLVDYGLTPNPKPEVLWNFEKFLINKQGEVVGRFAPDITADDPRLLDAIEAELIK from the coding sequence ATGGCTTCTGTATTTAATATTCCAGTGAAGACGATTCAAGGCGAATCAATTGATCTCAATCAGTATGCGGGTAAAGTCCTTTTGATTGTCAATGTCGCATCCAAATGTGGACTTACCCCGCAGTACGAAGGTTTGGAAAAACTCTATCAAGACAAAAAAGCACAAGGTTTAGAAATTTTAGGCTTCCCTGCCAACAACTTTTTGGCGCAAGAACCGGGTTCAGATGATGAAATTCAACAGTTCTGCTCTTTGACTTATGACGTTAAGTTTCCGCTGTTCTCTAAAATTTCAGTGGCAGGCGAAGACAAACATCCACTGTATCAAACCTTGATTCAAGCGATACCAGAACGTACCGGTGAAGGCCCTTGGTGGAAAGACTTGGTCGATTATGGTTTGACGCCAAATCCGAAACCTGAGGTGTTATGGAACTTTGAAAAATTCTTGATCAACAAGCAAGGTGAAGTCGTGGGTCGTTTTGCACCAGATATCACTGCAGATGATCCACGCTTATTGGACGCAATTGAAGCGGAATTGATCAAATAA
- a CDS encoding RcnB family protein: MNTFLKAMVLSISTAIVAAPVMAAPQDHGSQPHFNQKTAHTQHNLKQHEQTRQTHKNVNPHQATHAKVNTQHWKVGQNIPKQYHGSSYKVDSSKYKKLSQAGRNQQWIKVNGDYVLMNTNNHKVLKVIRG, from the coding sequence ATGAACACATTTTTAAAAGCAATGGTACTGTCTATTTCGACTGCTATCGTGGCTGCACCGGTGATGGCTGCACCACAAGATCACGGTTCTCAACCACATTTCAATCAAAAAACTGCACATACTCAACATAACCTAAAACAGCATGAACAAACTCGTCAAACACATAAAAATGTGAATCCGCATCAAGCTACTCACGCTAAAGTGAATACACAGCATTGGAAAGTGGGCCAAAATATTCCCAAGCAATATCACGGTTCAAGCTATAAAGTAGATTCGTCTAAATATAAAAAATTAAGTCAGGCAGGTCGTAACCAGCAATGGATTAAAGTGAATGGCGATTATGTACTGATGAACACCAACAATCATAAGGTCCTAAAAGTGATTCGTGGCTAA
- a CDS encoding AAA family ATPase, which produces MQLIIFTGVQASGKSSFYLLNLYHSHLRINLDMLKTRHRENMIFEAGLSSKTKMVIDNTNPTRADRERYIQRAIDAGFEVISYYFETELNSTLSRNAQRAGKANIPEVGVRATFKKLQVPSFDEGLSQIFRIRIIGNGEFSVLPVLRN; this is translated from the coding sequence ATGCAACTGATTATTTTTACAGGTGTTCAAGCCTCAGGTAAATCGAGCTTTTATTTGCTGAATCTGTACCACAGTCATTTGCGCATTAATTTAGATATGTTGAAAACGCGTCATCGAGAAAATATGATTTTTGAGGCAGGGCTTAGCTCTAAAACTAAAATGGTAATTGATAATACCAACCCGACACGTGCAGATCGTGAGCGTTATATACAGCGTGCCATCGACGCGGGATTTGAAGTGATTTCTTATTATTTTGAGACTGAATTGAATAGTACTTTAAGCCGCAATGCTCAGCGAGCGGGTAAAGCCAATATTCCAGAGGTGGGTGTTCGAGCGACTTTTAAAAAATTACAAGTCCCCAGTTTCGATGAAGGGCTTAGTCAAATATTTCGGATTCGTATCATTGGAAATGGGGAGTTTTCAGTGCTCCCCGTCTTACGGAATTAA
- a CDS encoding F0F1 ATP synthase subunit epsilon, with the protein MATMQCDVVSVKESLYSGTVTMLIAKGASGELGIMPGHTPLVTLLKPGAIRVMLENGTEELIYVSGGVLEVQPHVVTVLADTAVRAENLDEAAIIEARKNAETLLANQKSELDTAAALAALAETAAQLDTIRKIKNRAQ; encoded by the coding sequence ATGGCGACTATGCAATGTGACGTTGTAAGTGTTAAAGAGTCTTTGTACTCAGGCACTGTAACTATGCTAATTGCTAAAGGTGCAAGTGGTGAACTTGGTATTATGCCGGGTCATACACCATTGGTAACTTTGCTTAAGCCAGGCGCGATTCGCGTTATGCTTGAAAATGGTACAGAAGAGTTAATCTATGTATCAGGTGGTGTTTTAGAAGTTCAACCGCATGTGGTTACGGTTCTTGCAGATACTGCAGTCCGTGCTGAAAACTTAGATGAAGCCGCAATTATTGAAGCACGTAAAAATGCTGAAACATTGCTTGCAAATCAAAAGAGCGAGTTGGACACAGCTGCTGCATTGGCTGCACTTGCAGAAACTGCTGCACAGTTGGATACCATCCGCAAAATCAAAAACCGCGCTCAATAA
- the atpD gene encoding F0F1 ATP synthase subunit beta yields the protein MSSGRIIQIIGAVIDVEFERNSVPKIYDALQVDGTETTLEVQQQLGDGVVRTIAMGSTEGLKRGLNVTNTNAPISVPVGTATLGRIMDVLGRPIDEAGPVATEARLPIHRAAPSYAEQAASTDLLETGIKVIDLLCPFAKGGKVGLFGGAGVGKTVNMMELINNIAKAHSGLSVFAGVGERTREGNDFYHEMKDSNVLDKVAMVYGQMNEPPGNRLRVALTGLTMAEYFRDEKDENGKGRDVLLFVDNIYRYTLAGTEVSALLGRMPSAVGYQPTLAEEMGVLQERITSTKSGSITSIQAVYVPADDLTDPSPATTFAHLDATVVLSRDIASSGIYPAIDPLDSTSRQLDPLVVGAEHYEIARSVQNVLQRYKELKDIIAILGMDELAEEDKLTVYRARKIQRFFSQPFHVAEVFTGAPGKLVPLKETIRGFKGLLAGEYDHIPEQAFYMVGGIDEVLAKAEKL from the coding sequence ATGAGTAGCGGTCGTATCATTCAGATCATCGGCGCGGTAATCGACGTCGAGTTTGAACGCAACAGCGTTCCTAAGATCTATGACGCTCTCCAAGTTGACGGTACTGAAACTACTTTAGAAGTTCAGCAACAACTTGGTGATGGCGTAGTTCGTACTATTGCAATGGGTTCTACTGAAGGCCTTAAGCGTGGTTTGAACGTAACTAACACTAACGCGCCGATTTCTGTACCAGTAGGTACAGCGACTCTTGGTCGTATCATGGACGTTCTTGGTCGCCCAATCGACGAAGCTGGTCCAGTTGCAACTGAAGCGCGTTTACCAATTCACCGTGCAGCACCTTCTTATGCTGAACAAGCAGCGTCTACTGACCTTTTAGAAACTGGTATTAAAGTCATCGACTTACTATGCCCATTCGCTAAAGGTGGTAAAGTTGGTCTGTTCGGTGGTGCCGGTGTTGGTAAAACTGTAAACATGATGGAGTTGATCAACAACATCGCGAAAGCACACTCAGGTTTATCTGTGTTTGCTGGTGTTGGTGAGCGTACTCGTGAAGGTAATGACTTCTATCACGAGATGAAAGACTCTAACGTTCTTGACAAAGTAGCGATGGTCTACGGTCAGATGAATGAGCCACCAGGTAACCGTTTACGCGTAGCGTTGACTGGTTTGACGATGGCTGAGTATTTCCGTGACGAGAAAGACGAAAACGGTAAAGGCCGTGACGTATTATTGTTCGTAGATAACATCTACCGTTATACACTTGCAGGTACTGAAGTATCAGCATTGTTAGGTCGTATGCCGTCTGCTGTAGGTTACCAGCCAACTCTTGCAGAAGAGATGGGTGTTCTACAAGAACGTATTACTTCAACTAAGTCTGGTTCTATTACGTCAATTCAAGCGGTATATGTACCTGCCGATGACTTAACAGATCCATCGCCTGCAACTACGTTCGCTCACTTGGACGCAACTGTTGTATTGAGCCGTGACATCGCATCTTCTGGTATTTACCCAGCGATCGATCCACTTGACTCTACTTCACGTCAGTTAGATCCACTTGTAGTCGGTGCTGAGCATTACGAAATTGCTCGTTCAGTTCAAAACGTTCTTCAACGTTATAAAGAATTGAAAGACATTATTGCAATTCTTGGTATGGACGAATTGGCAGAAGAAGACAAACTTACTGTATACCGTGCACGTAAGATCCAACGTTTCTTCTCTCAACCGTTCCACGTAGCTGAAGTATTTACTGGTGCTCCTGGTAAACTTGTACCACTTAAAGAAACGATTCGTGGCTTTAAAGGTCTTTTAGCTGGTGAATACGACCATATTCCAGAACAAGCGTTCTACATGGTTGGTGGCATTGACGAAGTACTTGCTAAAGCTGAGAAACTTTAA
- the atpG gene encoding F0F1 ATP synthase subunit gamma, translated as MANLKEIRAKVASIKSTQKITRAMQMVAASKMRRAQERMAQGRPYAENMHRVIAHLVQANPEYKHRYMVERPVKRVGYIIVSSDRGLAGGLNINLFKKVVKHIQQQQEQSIEVQFALIGQKAVSFFKNYGGKVLGATTNVGDAPSLEQLSGSVQVMLDAFDKGELDRIYLVSNGFVNAMTQNQKIEQLVPLAPAEESEDLNRQYGWDYIYEPGAEELLNGLLVRYIESVVYQGVIENIACEQSARMVAMKAATDNAGEIIKSLQLIYNKLRQAAITQEISEIVGGAAAV; from the coding sequence ATGGCAAATTTAAAAGAAATTCGCGCCAAAGTAGCTAGTATCAAAAGCACGCAGAAAATTACTCGCGCGATGCAGATGGTAGCAGCTTCTAAGATGCGTCGTGCGCAAGAGCGCATGGCTCAAGGCCGTCCGTATGCCGAAAATATGCACCGTGTAATTGCTCACTTGGTTCAAGCGAACCCTGAATACAAACACCGTTATATGGTTGAACGCCCTGTAAAACGCGTTGGCTATATCATTGTGTCATCAGATCGCGGCCTTGCTGGTGGTTTGAACATTAACTTGTTCAAGAAAGTGGTTAAACACATTCAACAGCAACAAGAGCAGTCAATTGAAGTTCAATTTGCTTTGATTGGTCAAAAAGCGGTTTCGTTTTTTAAAAACTACGGCGGTAAAGTGCTGGGTGCGACTACAAACGTAGGTGATGCGCCGAGTCTTGAACAGTTGTCTGGTTCTGTACAGGTGATGTTGGACGCTTTCGATAAAGGCGAGTTAGATCGTATTTATCTTGTGTCTAACGGCTTTGTCAACGCCATGACTCAAAACCAAAAAATCGAACAACTTGTTCCTTTAGCACCAGCTGAAGAGAGCGAGGATCTAAACCGTCAATACGGTTGGGATTATATCTACGAACCAGGAGCTGAAGAGCTCTTAAATGGTTTGTTGGTTCGTTACATCGAGTCTGTGGTGTATCAAGGTGTTATTGAAAACATCGCTTGTGAACAATCTGCACGTATGGTGGCAATGAAAGCTGCAACCGACAACGCAGGTGAAATCATCAAGAGCCTACAACTTATTTATAACAAGCTGCGTCAAGCCGCGATTACTCAGGAAATTTCTGAGATCGTTGGTGGTGCCGCTGCCGTTTAA
- the atpA gene encoding F0F1 ATP synthase subunit alpha, whose amino-acid sequence MQQLNPSEISALIKQRIGDLDTSATAKNEGTIVMVSDGIVRIHGLADAMYGEMIEFDGGLYGMALNLEQDSVGVVVLGNYLSLQEGQKARCTGRVLEVPVGPELLGRVVDALGNPIDGKGPIDAKLTDAVEKVAPGVIWRQSVDEPVQTGYKSVDTMIPVGRGQRELIIGDRQTGKTAMAIDAIIAQKNSGIKCVYVAIGQKQSTIANVVRKLEETGAMAYTTVVAAAAADPAAMLYLAPYSGCTMGEYFRDRGEDALIIYDDLSKQAVAYRQISLLLRRPPGREAYPGDVFYLHSRLLERASRVSADYVEKFTNGEVKGQTGSLTALPIIETQAGDVSAFVPTNVISITDGQIFLETSLFNAGIRPAVNAGISVSRVGGSAQTKIIKKLSGGIRTALAQYRELAAFAQFASDLDEATRKQLEHGQRVTELMKQKQYAPYSIADQAVSIYASNEGYMADVDVKKIVDFDTALISYFRSEHAALMQDIDNTGNYSKEIEAAIKAGVESFKATQTY is encoded by the coding sequence ATGCAACAACTGAATCCATCCGAGATCAGTGCGCTCATTAAACAGCGTATCGGCGATCTGGACACCAGCGCAACCGCTAAGAACGAAGGGACCATTGTTATGGTTTCCGACGGTATTGTGCGTATTCACGGCCTTGCTGATGCAATGTACGGTGAAATGATCGAATTCGACGGCGGCCTTTATGGTATGGCACTGAACCTAGAACAGGATTCAGTGGGCGTCGTTGTTTTAGGTAACTACTTGAGCCTTCAAGAAGGTCAAAAAGCTCGTTGCACAGGTCGTGTATTAGAAGTTCCGGTTGGTCCAGAACTTTTAGGCCGTGTAGTCGATGCTTTGGGTAACCCAATTGATGGTAAAGGCCCGATCGATGCAAAATTAACTGATGCTGTTGAAAAAGTAGCACCAGGCGTAATTTGGCGTCAATCAGTGGATGAACCTGTACAAACTGGTTATAAATCAGTAGATACAATGATTCCAGTGGGTCGTGGTCAACGTGAGTTGATCATTGGTGACCGTCAAACTGGTAAAACAGCAATGGCGATCGATGCGATCATCGCTCAGAAAAACTCTGGCATTAAATGTGTATACGTAGCAATTGGTCAAAAACAATCGACTATCGCTAACGTTGTGCGCAAGCTAGAAGAAACTGGCGCTATGGCGTATACAACTGTTGTAGCAGCAGCTGCAGCCGATCCAGCAGCAATGTTGTATTTGGCTCCATACTCTGGCTGTACAATGGGTGAATACTTCCGTGACCGCGGTGAAGATGCTCTGATCATTTATGATGATTTGTCTAAGCAAGCAGTTGCTTACCGTCAAATTTCATTGCTTTTACGTCGTCCACCAGGTCGTGAAGCTTATCCAGGTGACGTATTCTATCTTCATAGTCGTCTACTTGAACGTGCTTCTCGTGTATCTGCTGACTACGTTGAGAAATTCACTAATGGTGAAGTTAAAGGCCAAACTGGTTCATTAACTGCATTGCCAATTATTGAAACTCAAGCAGGTGACGTATCTGCATTCGTACCAACGAACGTAATTTCAATTACTGATGGTCAGATCTTCCTAGAAACATCATTATTCAACGCAGGTATTCGTCCTGCTGTGAACGCGGGTATCTCTGTATCTCGTGTTGGTGGTTCTGCGCAAACCAAGATCATCAAAAAATTGTCTGGTGGTATCCGTACTGCTTTGGCGCAATACCGTGAATTGGCTGCGTTTGCTCAGTTCGCTTCTGACCTTGATGAAGCAACGCGTAAACAACTTGAGCATGGTCAACGTGTAACTGAGTTAATGAAGCAAAAACAATATGCTCCATACTCAATTGCTGACCAAGCTGTGTCAATCTATGCATCTAACGAAGGTTACATGGCTGACGTAGACGTTAAGAAAATCGTAGACTTTGATACTGCGTTAATTTCTTACTTCCGTTCAGAACATGCTGCGTTAATGCAAGACATCGATAACACTGGCAACTACAGCAAAGAAATCGAAGCAGCAATCAAAGCAGGTGTTGAAAGCTTTAAAGCGACTCAAACTTACTAA
- a CDS encoding F0F1 ATP synthase subunit delta yields the protein MAELLTLARPYAKAAFAFASEQGATDNWSNVLQVLSAAVQDEAFSAYLSRPELTPVEQVNLFAKVLGESQTAEVSNFLTLLAENDRLSLLPEIEAEYELLKSQNNNVVDVVIETALPITSVQEQLLVDALKKRFNAEVKATVEVNPALIAGVVIRAGDQVIDDSALNKLEKMRTRLLA from the coding sequence ATGGCTGAACTCTTGACGTTAGCACGCCCGTATGCCAAAGCAGCATTTGCTTTCGCTTCTGAGCAAGGTGCGACTGACAATTGGTCTAATGTGTTACAAGTGCTTAGTGCTGCGGTGCAAGATGAAGCATTTTCCGCTTACTTGAGTCGCCCTGAGCTTACTCCTGTAGAGCAAGTGAATCTTTTTGCAAAAGTTTTAGGTGAAAGTCAAACTGCTGAAGTGTCTAACTTTTTGACACTTTTAGCTGAAAATGATCGTTTGTCACTTTTACCTGAGATTGAAGCTGAGTATGAACTGCTTAAATCACAGAATAACAACGTGGTTGATGTGGTAATTGAAACTGCGTTACCAATCACTTCAGTTCAAGAGCAATTGCTTGTTGACGCGTTAAAAAAACGTTTTAACGCAGAAGTGAAAGCAACTGTTGAAGTAAACCCTGCATTAATCGCAGGTGTTGTTATTCGGGCAGGTGACCAAGTGATAGATGATTCTGCGCTTAACAAGCTTGAAAAAATGCGGACTCGTCTTCTTGCATAA
- a CDS encoding F0F1 ATP synthase subunit B produces the protein MNINLTLFGQAIAFAIFVAFCMKFVWPPLINAISERQRKIADGLNAAEKAKADLADAQAQVKAELDAAKAQAAQLIEQANRRAAQLVEDARTQASAEGERIRQQAKDAVDTEINAAREELRQQVAALAVTGAEKILNQQVDAEAHNAMLTQLAAKL, from the coding sequence ATGAATATCAACCTCACATTGTTTGGCCAAGCGATTGCGTTTGCGATTTTTGTTGCATTCTGCATGAAGTTTGTTTGGCCACCACTAATCAATGCGATTAGTGAGCGTCAGCGTAAAATCGCTGATGGCTTAAATGCGGCTGAGAAGGCAAAAGCTGATCTTGCGGATGCGCAAGCTCAGGTGAAAGCTGAATTAGACGCAGCGAAAGCACAAGCGGCTCAATTGATTGAACAAGCGAACCGTCGTGCAGCACAATTGGTTGAAGACGCGCGTACTCAAGCATCTGCTGAAGGTGAACGTATTCGTCAACAAGCTAAAGACGCTGTTGATACTGAAATCAATGCTGCTCGCGAAGAATTACGTCAACAAGTGGCTGCTCTTGCAGTAACTGGTGCAGAGAAAATTCTGAACCAACAAGTTGATGCAGAAGCTCACAATGCCATGCTGACTCAGCTGGCTGCTAAACTTTAA
- the atpE gene encoding F0F1 ATP synthase subunit C translates to MDLVVGLSAIAVAVLISFAALGTGIGFALLGGRFLEAVSRQPELAPQLQTRMFIVAGLLDAIPMISVGIGLFILFANPFVQLVG, encoded by the coding sequence ATGGATTTAGTAGTTGGTTTATCTGCTATTGCAGTAGCTGTTTTAATTTCTTTTGCTGCATTAGGTACAGGCATCGGTTTCGCTCTACTAGGTGGCCGTTTCTTAGAAGCTGTTTCTCGTCAACCTGAACTTGCTCCACAACTTCAAACACGTATGTTCATCGTAGCGGGTCTTCTAGATGCGATCCCAATGATCAGCGTTGGTATTGGCTTATTCATTCTATTTGCTAATCCATTCGTTCAACTTGTAGGTTAA